The Rhipicephalus sanguineus isolate Rsan-2018 chromosome 7, BIME_Rsan_1.4, whole genome shotgun sequence genome includes a window with the following:
- the LOC119400704 gene encoding uncharacterized protein LOC119400704: MAAAAGRGETAAETYSYDRNAGDGHGPLRGAALPVSSCPVSTVALARIRRELEEIRYSPLTNCSAGPISSCDLFKWTATIVGPEETPYEGGVFLLDVTFPEDYPFNPPMVKFITKIYHINIVADQVICLDILKTHWTPALTVSDVLLSLWCLLKEPYADDPADQKVAAVYKENRVLYESTARKWTAEHAKL; encoded by the exons ATGGCAGCAGCCGCCGGGCGGGGGGAAACGGCCGCGGAGACGTACTCGTACGACCGCAACGCCGGCGACGGCCATGGGCCACTACGCGGAGCGGCGCTTCCCGTGTCCAGTTGTCCCGTATCGACAGTGGCGTTGGCGCGCATTCGCCGAGAGCTCGAGGAGATCCGGTACAGTCCGCTGACCAACTGCTCAGCGGGGCCCATCAGCTCGTGCGACCTGTTCAAGTGGACCGCCACCATCGTGGGACCTGAGGAAACGCCGTACGAAGGCGGCGTCTTCCTGCTCGACGTCACTTTTCCCGAAGACTACCCGTTCAACCCGCCCATG GTCAAGTTCATCACCAAGATCTACCACATCAACATCGTGGCCGACCAAGTCATCTGCCTGGACATCCTCAAGACGCACTGGACCCCAGCCTTGACTGTTTCGGACGTGCTGCTCTCACTATGGTGCCTGCTGAAAGAGCCATACGCGGACGATCCAGCCGACCAAAAGGTCGCCGCCGTATACAAGGAGAACCGCGTTCTCTACGAGAGCACGGCACGCAAGTGGACTGCCGAGCATGCAAAGCTTTAG